A window of Tepidisphaeraceae bacterium contains these coding sequences:
- the rpsD gene encoding 30S ribosomal protein S4 — protein sequence MGRYVGPKVRLSRRVGVPIADIPKHTAKELQLPGQHGFRGRRNTEYGVRLTEKQKLRFHYGMLEKQFRRTLDDAKKSKGNTASSMMQLLELRLDNVIRRLGVGRTIWAARQIVAHGHVMVDGQKTDIASYRLQPGQTITFKEGIQKVLRDNMEQNAGHNVPNWIEWNPAQLTGKINQLPTPEDVPFEVNMNLIIEFYR from the coding sequence ATGGGCCGTTACGTAGGTCCGAAGGTTCGTCTGTCCCGTCGCGTTGGCGTACCGATCGCCGACATCCCCAAGCACACCGCCAAGGAACTGCAGCTGCCCGGCCAGCATGGGTTCCGTGGTCGCCGTAACACCGAATATGGTGTGCGTCTGACCGAGAAGCAGAAGCTGCGCTTCCACTACGGCATGCTCGAGAAGCAGTTCCGCCGCACGCTGGATGATGCCAAGAAGAGCAAGGGCAACACCGCCAGCTCGATGATGCAGCTGTTGGAGCTGCGCCTGGACAACGTCATCCGCCGCCTCGGCGTCGGCCGCACGATCTGGGCGGCCCGTCAGATCGTCGCCCACGGGCACGTGATGGTTGACGGTCAGAAGACCGATATCGCCAGCTATCGCCTGCAGCCCGGCCAGACGATCACCTTCAAGGAAGGCATCCAGAAGGTCCTGCGCGACAACATGGAACAGAACGCCGGCCACAACGTGCCGAACTGGATCGAGTGGAACCCCGCCCAGCTCACCGGCAAGATCAACCAGCTGCCGACGCCGGAAGATGTGCCGTTCGAAGTGAACATGAACCTGATCATCGAATTTTATCGGTAA